In a genomic window of Myxococcales bacterium:
- a CDS encoding transposase: MSMSPKKQKRPRRNFTPEFKAEAVRIVRTSGKSVHVVARELDLTETCLRAWVQQAQVDAKKDPQGALTTDERAELVRLRRELRTVEMERDFLKKAAAYFAKGQS; the protein is encoded by the coding sequence GTGTCCATGAGCCCCAAGAAGCAGAAGCGCCCGCGGCGCAATTTCACGCCCGAGTTCAAGGCCGAGGCGGTGCGCATCGTGCGCACCTCGGGCAAGAGCGTGCACGTGGTCGCGCGCGAGCTCGACCTGACCGAGACCTGCCTGCGGGCCTGGGTGCAACAGGCCCAGGTCGACGCGAAGAAGGACCCACAGGGAGCCCTGACCACCGACGAGCGCGCCGAGCTGGTGCGGCTGCGGCGTGAGCTACGCACGGTCGAGATGGAACGCGACTTCCTAAAAAAAGCGGCGGCGTACTTCGCGAAGGGGCAGTCGTGA